A genomic region of Chaetodon auriga isolate fChaAug3 chromosome 11, fChaAug3.hap1, whole genome shotgun sequence contains the following coding sequences:
- the tacc2 gene encoding uncharacterized protein tacc2 isoform X9, with translation MPEVIESKREGESVRRDSLERVATVALAEREKAVGENGLGGIEKCLSSAVGETEGLLDSLPQLSLICSQGKRSLAFSAKEGQAASEESCTSKMPHNSAEIELKRQRETAIRSADTELSPAEEGARGKEPFSRLEAYINISPLGLITGPDCQDHSAAGLERAVEGGGGGGGGGGGGGGEEVELKGGLAKEHSSFSQPEGSASGVSSSETETCPPTDVAESQLKSQSWRESIATITESICTEKDRLSHPCQEQHGSAISPLPADPEQSSSNTDGGVRADLKLNLISEEWGDTCEESSITETERNSSQVFLSLISPQPLTTSRQIPVERQASNNQQVQPESSTTEARTAESASEFQVQAQSQSKRGSPTMSGAGVNLYDSSGCNNRVHFADTVKQEGSSSVDLRNMLVSAMDCASLPPLTVHESLHHPIVEASYTFPDFLSLKKQEIPTNAAPMTGERAIQCPADLTKPQKDVQLDKGDAETKDTKKNINIDQSGTNTVDLQSVTEACSKQLPAPDEKNQTGNEKYFVLSPTAGITASEADHLPVEQVSANVTKQVEMETEKGAVNVCLSKEKEIDQLHAKSQGSVKTGQPQESPLISDATVILEEKEGKQHPLLSCSVLPADDVTCKPLNVVSAELPSGHLSTDLDPSSKSETVTLTSIASSEAKPSDPSYQPPDQLDQTPPCGLVTTDPVTTSEGSTIHSADLTKGESASEVTASDQSMPVTEQCPTNPTFVLPPPGPMLSHLEFITDCDISLPEQKDNHSADGDSTKLCGEVDGSKSREMTPVSVALDLKQGDVSVTADETCPKLEDGNYATESDIKLDNSVIDDVNIPFPQEQSLSPAAKPPGATCALAKGGSDNIISLSHTEPVSVGIKPVICEASIKDDLINVSCPLSSDLPTNEAYDATKQDNVKEKHTMGDQTCTLFEEEKKQTEESTMDNQKETANRNKLQTGKTGTTPQQSNRPDKEALEEIGDLQPPHKHKVQNTESPVRDIKEEEDMKSGIVSNSQRETSCLSPDQPAGSSEDISAEVESGSEPQTVYDQSSCQNPTATLERRSDRDTAPDLSVALGQSESTPDPVCFAQQQDQQQPHLGSRHPTEELSGGCLEGPEKTNSQGRQTQALVPGVRGAAEKGDGENLCQSGSRDDLTGDDSSDNEQVISLEKGEGVQAAPGVDRVCVSLQLACDLNDSGRAAERKASADIGIVTACSHVAETRQGMEENKSPGLGIVGSTTDLMPDTEFESDLSGKGQQKSNLSASCQDPCGTPVTSKNTAVSVEPASQEREISPLQISVSSKVSTDSHDIHTEDFPSANEAEEIGTKIFITLPDPVGQPETVEKDFSAAMAVKSNSSETEECEIPDTVCKPLELQSASITSATQSSPVAQTPIKGSDVEEITKEDKAALEEEKASSQGKEQNEIKAINNEATEKQGAVNLSGGTEDSSSGSVKTSDLCESVVSQSGTETPVCHSERNVGLSENDNDRTDRISPDVITGPSVVSSKCLQDFASTPPAAPTQSEKSHDQVLSKPQDDIVVNHIATASQFEGGSLEKTPACISSVEQVNTEAADVSESPASGLTAQEPETNWIKALKEAASQSQSKQENAVEASRPLPSLESPQLEFLTPTEEVVAPLRQEDIPPPEQVAENTTEIPPSNLVKKPLDLPEPLEKTAELLEPAQHTVQHPEPIQSTNIDLPEETKKVELLEPTKKEEEPPEELPEPAGEPETSSEIAEEPAELPEPARSIEELPEPIKNEEPEPAKTTTEALEPEKKLISELPEEVVEKPAEVPHEEPFKAETDQDPADVLQDSGPSHAEQAERGDRAPAPPPPPTTEYHFSPALPPLLHDTTEFPTPPPTPPERHTPGALLTPPASPHLPPPPAPASPPVPSTYQCEDPSSAPCHPPLRSSDSDGAFETPESTTPVKAVSPIEPQTQQLPSSDKVADTSVSDPTSDLASDEPPCRSLSIVFDEDKPIAASGTYNIDVFATDSTTHALTRSLSLQGGELDTAGLLDGSAVGGFRPHSESFSVGTESAPGTLHRPKKVRPGSLKKKPLLRQNSNPESPRPASSSSTPEIKKRAKPRTANPVQAQEEAEGGSATPSPGGTLRRARKSRVETPPPLPEENNHTSQEESLVIPALPLCQEEAPHPGSPTSKDESPIPPSSSYKWDPDNFENIDPFNTGGSKIPNSPDLGRKGPLCGPIAIPPESPCVSAVEPCPPAPLEEPITNPEEQPIIPKRQSVRLEFDYSEESGEASHQASPPPKKVGKKPGGKMPLRKPKLGLKKAPPAQTEQLDNQPPATHNGNEEEIPVPKVSYNVEPDKWDDPNFNPFSSKKCISNSPKLSRPSYSFDPNNFDDSIDPFKSSNRMANSPPKASASFELSSNDYDNENDNDNIGELEDQNQNKPAKKKKTPIKSKSKGVSSLCCLFNTFRVKRSPKKSPLSDPSQDLTPADEPASLHPQDDHATDEEKLASSTSHKWAALHDTDADLNSDQQDFPQPCDLTSFVNENSLPHQAPVQDYEIEYMEKIGSSSPPLSVKKPSLYLKLDSVSDNLSKNTCAHGSEPSSPCTGSFEEMEAQITAGMKTPVLNSRPGPEGSAGDKGRKRESDALSRTQSTERDEQHRDVSSPIESAVSKTSLYTRTTSYIEGESPHLPRELDHSLGIAREEIVTKEKEVLEWQRKYEDSRQEVVEMRRIVAEYEKTIAQMIGEFQDDQKEKSLSHHTIQQLIMEKDQALADLNSVEKSLADLFRRYEKMKDVLEGFRKNEEVLKKCAQEYLSRVRKEEQRYQALKIHAEEKLDKANSEIAQVRAKAKQEHAAHQASVRKEQMKVESLERTLEQKNKEIEELTKICDELIAKMGRS, from the exons ATGCCAGAAGTGAtagaaagcaagagagagggagaaagcgTGAGGCGTGATTCACTGGAGAGAGTAGCTACTGTAGCACTCgcggagagagagaaggcagtAGGAGAGAACGGTTTGGGAGGAATAGAAAAGTGCCTCAGTTCTGCAGTCGGAGAGACAGAAGGACTCCTGGACAGCCTTCCTCAGCTCTCGTTAATCTGTTCCCAGGGAAAACGCTCACTTGCGTTCTCAGCCAAAGAGGGACAGGCTGCATCTGAGGAAAGCTGCACCAGCAAAATGCCTCACAACTCGGCTGAGATTGAattgaagagacagagagagacagccatTCGCAGTGCAGACACAGAGCTCTCACCTGCCGAAGAGGGAGCCAGAGGAAAGGAGCCATTTAGCCGGTTAGAAGCATATATCAATATTTCTCCCCTTGGACTAATCACTGGTCCTGATTGTCAGgatcacagtgctgctggattGGAGAGAGCagtagagggaggaggaggaggaggaggaggaggaggaggaggaggaggagaggaggtggaatTGAAAGGAGGGCTGGCTAAAGAGCACAGTTCATTCAGCCAGCCAGAAGGCTCTGCTAGTGGGGTGTCATCAAGTGAGACTGAGACGTGTCCGCCCACCGATGTTGCCGAGTCACAGCTGAAGtcacagagctggagagagtCGATTGCTACCATCACTGAAAGCATCTGCACTGAAAAGGATCGTCTCTCTCACCCCTGCCAGGAGCAGCATGGCTCAGCAATATCGCCTCTTCCCGCTGACCCTGAACAGAGCTCCAGCAATACAGACGGAGGGGTAAGGGCTGATCTCAAACTGAATTTGATTTCAGAGGAATGGGGAGACACTTGTGAGGAGTCATCCAtcacagagacggagagaaacagcagccaAGTCTTCTTGTCTTTAATCTCACCTCAGCCTTTGACTACTTCACGACAAATCCCAGTTGAGCGACAAGCGAGCAACAATCAACAGGTCCAACCTGAAAGTAGCACAACAGAAGCCAGGACAGCCGAAAGTGCATCTGAGTTCCAGGTCCAAGCCCAGAGCCAGAGCAAAAGAGGTAGCCCAACTATGTCTGGAGCAGGTGTGAACTTATATGACAGCAGTGGATGCAACAATAGAGTTCACTTTGCGGACACTGTGAAACAAGAAGGCAGTTCCTCTGTGGACCTCAGGAACATGTTGGTGTCAGCTATGGACTGTGCATCTTTGCCTCCGCTGACTGTACATGAGAGTTTGCACCATCCTATTGTTGAGGCCAGCTACACCTTCCCAGACTTCCTCAGCTTGAAGAAGCAAGAAATCCCCACAAATGCAGCTCCTATGACGGGTGAACGAGCAATACAGTGTCCTGCTGACTTAACAAAGCCACAGAAAGATGTCCAGTTGGATAAAGGAGATGCAGAGACTAAAGATACcaagaaaaacattaacataGATCAGTCGGGTACAAACACTGTGGATTTACAGTCGGTGACTGAGGCCTGCTCAAAACAGCTCCCAGCTCCTGATGAGAAGAATCAGACTGGTAACGAAAAATATTTTGTCCTTTCACCGACAGCAGGAATTACTGCCTCTGAGGCGGATCATTTGCCAGTTGAACAGGTGTCGGCAAATGTGACAAAGCAAGTAGAGATGGAAACAGAGAAGGgtgctgtaaatgtgtgtttgtcaaaggaGAAAGAGATAGATCAATTACATGCTAAGTCTCAAGGCTCAGTCAAGACTGGCCAGCCTCAGGAGTCACCTTTAATAAGTGATGCTACTGTCATTcttgaagaaaaagaaggtaAACAACATCCTCTCCTCTCGTGTTCTGTGCTTCCAGCTGATGATGTTACCTGCAAGCCTTTAAATGTTGTCTCTGCTGAGTTACCTTCTGGACATCTCTCTACTGACCTTGACCCCAGTTCAAAATCTGAAACTGTGACCTTGACCAGCATAGCCTCTTCTGAGGCAAAGCCAAGTGACCCCAGTTATCAGCCTCCTGACCAATTAGATCAAACACCTCCTTGTGGACTAGTTACAACAGACCCTGTAACGACTAGCGAGGGGTCCACAATTCACTCTGCTGATTTGACAAAGGGTGAATCAGCTTCAGAAGTGACAGCCTCTGACCAGTCAATGCCTGTTACCGAGCAATGTCCTACTAATCCTACTTTTGTGCTGCCTCCCCCTGGCCCAATGTTGAGTCACTTGGAGTTCATTACTGACTGTGATATCTCTCTTCCTGAGCAGAAAGATAACCACAGTGCTGATGGTGACAGCACCAAACTCTGTGGGGAAGTGGATGGCAGCAAGAGCAGGGAAATGACCCCAGTCTCTGTAGCACTGGATCTGAAGCAAGGTGACGTCAGCGTTACAGCAGATGAGACTTGTCCGAAACTGGAGGATGGAAACTATGCTACGGAGTCTGATATTAAACTTGATAATTCTGTAATTGATGATGTAAATATTCCATTTCCACAAGAGCAAAGTCTGTCTCCTGCAGCAAAGCCTCCTGGTGCAACGTGTGCACTGGCAAAGGGTGGATCTGATAATATTATTTCTCTATCTCATACTGAGCCGGTCTCTGTTGGCATTAAACCTGTTATCTGTGAAGCATCCATTAAGGATGACCTCATTAATGTCAGTTGCCCACTCAGCTCTGACCTGCCTACCAATGAGGCTTATGATGCGACTAAACAAGACAATgtaaaagagaaacacacaatggGAGACCAGACCTGCACGCTatttgaagaggaaaagaagcaaaCTGAAGAGTCAACAATGGATAATCAAAAGGAAACAGCAAACCGCAAcaagctgcagacaggaaagacAGGCACAACACCACAGCAGAGTAATCGACCAGATAAAGAGGCTTTAGAGGAAATTGGAGACCTGCAGCCACCACATAAACATAAAGTACAAAATACTGAATCACCAGTAAGGGATataaaggaggaagaagacatgAAGAGTGGCATTGTGTCTAATAGCCAGAGAGAGACTTCTTGCTTATCTCCTGACCAACCTGCAGGCTCATCTGAGGACATAAGTGCTGAGGTAGAGTCTGGTAGTGAACCTCAGACTGTTTATGACCAGAGTTCATGCCAAAACCCAACAGCAACACTGGAACGCAGGTCTGACAGGGACACGGCACCAGATCTGAGTGTGGCTCTTGGCCAGTCAGAGTCCACACCAGATCCAGTGTGTTTTGCTCAGCAACAGGATCAACAGCAGCCGCATCTGGGATCCAGACATCCCACAGAGGAATTGTCAGGTGGTTGTCTAGAGGGGCCAGAAAAGACTAACAGTCAGGGCAGGCAGACTCAAGCACTCGTTCCAGGGGTAAGAGgggcagcagagaaaggagacGGCGAGAATTTGTGTCAGTCAGGAAGCAGGGATGACTTGACAGgtgatgacagcagtgacaatGAACAAGTGATAAGTCTAGAGAAGGGAGAGGGAGTGCAAGCTGCACCAGGGGTTGACAGGGTTTGTGTGTCGTTGCAGCTTGCCTGTGATTTAAATGACAGCGGAAGGGCTGCTGAGAGAAAAGCCTCAGCTGACATAGGCATAGTGACTGCTTGTTCTCATGTTGCCGAGACACGTCAGGGAATGGAAGAGAATAAAAGCCCCGGGTTAGGAATAGTTGGGTCAACTACAGATTTAATGCCAGACACTGAGTTTGAGAGCGATTTGAGTGGTAAAGGTCAGCAAAAAAGCAACCTCTCAGCTTCCTGTCAAGACCCATGTGGAACACCTGTGACCTCAAAGAACACTGCTGTATCTGTTGAGCCAGCATCACAGGAACGTGAGATTTCGCCTCTCCAGATCTCTGTTTCATCAAAGGTCAGCACAGATAGTCATGACATTCATACAGAAGATTTTCCAAGTGCAAACGAGGCTGAAGAAATTGGTACAAAAATATTCATTACTTTGCCAGATCCTGTTGGGCAACCAGAAACTGTGGAAAAGGATTTCAGTGCTGCCATGGCTGTGAAAAGCAACAGTAGTGAAACTGAGGAGTGTGAAATTCCGGATACAGTGTGCAAGCCTCTTGAGCTACAAAGCGCCAGTATAACCTCAGCCACACAAAGCAGCCCAGTAGCACAAACACCCATAAAAGGCTCTGATGTGGAGGAGATCACAAAGGAAGATAAAGCAGCtttggaggaagaaaaagctaGCAGCCAGGGGAAGGAACAAAATGAGATAAAAGCGATAAACAATGAAGCAACAGAAAAGCAGGGGGCTGTAAATCTAAGTGGGGGCACTGAAGACAGCAGCTCGGGATCAGTTAAAACTTCAGACCTTTGTGAAAGTGTCGTGTCACAAAGCGGCACAGAGACTCCTGTTTGTCACTCTGAGAGGAACGTTGGTCTGTCAGAAAATGACAATGATAGAACAGATAGAATAAGCCCTGATGTTATCACTGGTCCATCTGTTGTTTCCTCAAAGTGCCTGCAAGATTTTGCATCGACCCCTCCTGCAGCGCCTACCCAGTCAGAGAAGTCACATGATCAGGTGTTGTCAAAGCCCCAAGATGATATTGTGGTAAACCACATTGCTACCGCCTCCCAGTTCGAGGGAGGATCACTTGAAAAAACTCCTGCCTGCATCTCCTCTGTTGAACAAGTGAATACAGAGGCTGCTGATGTGTCAGAGAGTCCTGCAAGTGGACTAACAGCCCAAGAACCAGAAACAAACTGGATAAAAGCTCTAAAAGAAGCTGCCTCCCAGTCTCAGAGTAAACAAGAGAACGCAGTGGAGGCCTCAAG ACCCCTCCCTTCTCTGGAGTCTCCTCAACTGGAGTTTCTTACTCCAACCGAGGAGGTAGTTGCTCCTCTGAGACAGGAGGACATCCCACCACCGGAGCAAGTAGCAGAGAATACAACAGAGATCCCTCCTTCAAATCTTGTGAAGAAGCCACTGGATCTCCCTGAACCTTtagaaaagacagcagagctcctaGAGCCAGCACAGCACACAGTACAGCACCCAGAACCAATACAGAGCACAAATATAGATCtcccagaggaaacaaagaaagtaGAGCTCTTAGAACCAACCAAGAAAGAAGAGGAGCCTCCAGAAGAGCTTCCAGAACCAGCAGGTGAGCCAGAAACTTCTTCAGAAATAGCAGAGGAGCCAGCTGAGCTACCAGAACCGGCAAGAAGCATAGAGGAGCTCCCAGAACCAATAAAGAATGAAGAACCAGAGCCAGCAAAGACGACAACAGAGGCCCTAGAACCAGAGAAGAAGCTGATCAGTGAGCTgccagaggaggtggtggagaaaCCTGCAGAGGTCCCACACGAGGAGCcatttaaagcagaaacagaccAGGATCCTGCTGACGTGCTACAGGACAGCGG GCCCTCCCACGctgagcaggcagagagaggtgACCGtgcccctgccccccccccacctcctaCCACAGAGTACCACTTCTCgcctgccctccctcctctcctgcacgACACCACTGAGTtccccactcctcctcccacACCCCCGGAGAGGCACACACCCGGAGCTCTACTAACCCCACCTGCATctccccacctcccccctcctcctgcccctGCCTCCCCTCCAGTACCTTCCACTTACCAGTGTGAGGACCCTTCTTCCGCACCCTGCCACCCCCCTTTAAG GAGCTCAGACTCTGATGGAGCTTTTGAAACCCCTGAATCCACAACTCCAGTGAAGGCTGTTTCTCCTATAGAGCCCCAAACTCAGCAACTACCATCCAGTGACAAAg TAGCAGACACCTCAGTCAGTGATCCTACCTCTGACTTGGCTTCAGACGAGCCACCCTGCCGTTCACTCTCCATTGTTTTTGATGAGGACAAGCCCATAGCAGCCAGTGGCACCTACAACATTGACGTTTTTGCCACAGATTCAACAACTCACGCTCTGACACGTTCACTCAGTCTCCAGGGAGGAGAACTAGACACTGCTGGTCTGTTGGATGGATCAGCAGTCGGAGGCTTCCGTCCACATTCTGAATCCTTCAGTGTGGGCACTGAGAGTGCTCCAGGAACACTCCATAGGCCTAAGAAAGTCCGTCCTGGGTCTTTGAAGAAGAAGCCTCTTCTCAGACAGAACTCAAACCCAGAGAGTCCAAGGCCAGCCTCATCCAGCAGCACCCCGGAGATCAAGAAGCGGGCAAAGCCTAGAACTGCCAACCCTGTCCAGGctcaggaggaagcagagggaggatCTGCAACTCCGAGCCCTGGAGGAACCCTCCGAAGGGCCAGGAAGAGCCGTGTGgagactcctcctcctctgccagaGGAGAACAATCATACCAGCCAAGAGGAGAGCCTTGTCATCCCGGCCTTACCTTTGTGCCAGGAGGAGGCCCCTCACCCTGGTAGTCCAACAAGCAAAGACGAGTCCCCCATTCCCCCAAGTAGCTCCTACAAATGGGATCCAGATAATTTTGAAAACATAGACCCTTTCAATACTGGAGGTAGTAAAATTCCCAATTCTCCAGATCTGGGTCGTAAAGGTCCTCTGTGTGGTCCCATTGCAATCCCTCCAGAGAGtccctgtgtctctgctgtggagCCGTGTCCTCCGGCTCCTCTTGAAGAGCCTATCACCAACCCTGAAGAGCAACCCATCATCCCCAAACGTCAGTCAGTAAGGCTGGAGTTTGATTACTCTGAGGAGAGCGGTGAGGCATCACACCAGGCCTCTCCCCCACCCAAGAAAGTGGGCAAGAAGCCCGGTGGCAAGATGCCTCTTAGGAAACCAAAGCTGGGGCTGAAGAAGGCCCCTCCAGCACAGACGGAGCAGCTGGACAACCAACCTCCAGCAACCCACAATGGCAACGAGGAGGAAATCCCTGTCCCTAAGGTATCTTACAACGTTGAGCCTGACAAGTGGGACGATCCGAACTTCAATCCATTTTCTTCCAAGAAATGTATCAGCAACTCCCCCAAACTGTCCAGGCCATCTTATAGTTTTGACCCCAATAACTTTGATGACTCCATAGACCCTTTCAAATCCTCAAATAGGATGGCCAACTCCCCTCCTAAGGCCTCTGCCTCCTTTGAACTGTCATCCAATGACTatgacaatgaaaatgacaatgacaacatCGGGGAACTGGAGGACCAAAATCAGAACAAGCctgccaagaagaagaaaactccCATTAAATC GAAGTCCAAGGGTGTGTCTtctctttgttgtctgtt tAATACTTTCAGAGTGAAGAGGTCGCCAAAGAAATCCCCATTGTCTGACCCATCCCAG GATCTTACACCTGCAGACGAACCTGCCTCCCTCCACCCACAGGACGACCACGCCACCGACGAGGAGAAGCTGGCCTCCTCCACCAGTCATAAGTGGGCAGCCCTGCACGACACGGATGCAGATTTGAACTCTGACCAACAAGACTTCCCTCAGCCGTGTGACCTTACGTCCTTTGTAAATGAGAACAGTCTTCCTCATCAGGCTCCAG TGCAAGACTATGAAATTGAGTACATGGAGAAGATTGGCTCCTCTTCGCCT CCACTGTCTGTGAAGAAGCCATCATTGTACCTGAAGTTGGACTCAGTTTCGGACAACTTAAGCAAGAACACGTGTGCACATGGATCTGAGCCCAGCTCCCCCTGCACAGG AAGTTTTGAGGAGATGGAGGCCCAGATAACAGCAGGTATGAAGACACCGGTGCTCAACTCCCGGCCTGGTCCCGAGGGCTCTGCTGGAGACAAgggcaggaagagagaaagtgacGCACTCAGCCgaacacaaagcacagagaggGACGAGCAG